One window of the Etheostoma spectabile isolate EspeVRDwgs_2016 chromosome 16, UIUC_Espe_1.0, whole genome shotgun sequence genome contains the following:
- the ptpn13 gene encoding tyrosine-protein phosphatase non-receptor type 13 isoform X3, translating into MHVSLAEALEVRGGPLQEEEVWAVLSQSAESLQELFHKDPTAMGFIISPWSLLLMPSGNISFTDEYVTQQDLRAFTAPEVLEGVSLTSISDIEKMHMYSLGMTLFWGADYEIPQSQPMKLGEHLNSLLLNMCDDVTLSRMSLRTVLDICSKHIRNSSCDPPFSYIRKLVRLVLGSLSQLDGLLTDRESLPERSKEIRERLRGKGLPSGRSAAPRVLERYKARSQEQTSLNRGLSRSMGSLPIQDLLKGDDGAALQYSPSDYYPNSESPTEFYPNPPSLKHQHSYPYLHPLHPQQKGRPVELDRRSLAFHSGDIGPSHARKNWASSVDLAYIDPEALRFGALEDARRGSSAISTHSIGRRKSPLQVSRERESHFSEFGGLKSRKPHHHSALSVGSGLTGAYDRIKEKQRKLQVLRQAVDDPVHTHQRYLSDYSSSSESPSVASSDPDYRQAKKPGEVRKYSSQLALSSEHDAPSLTSHNTHRHRLYEGAADEGLVGAELLLQRQEEEVQRLQAHLASRLSRANLYPTDDPLALTRTSMLDLRDPLHTSSVPLRKPKNFHGPEFVKMASEPCVALSVPSSIMKRGKLEEVQRKVGVVLLSGQKLELSCDIKAVCKDVLDMVVAHIGLVEHHLFSLAYLRDSEFFFVDPDAKLSKVAPEGWKEDPKKRKSDVPFNLFLRIKFFLDDVNLIQHAMTKHQYYLQLRKDILEERMRCDTENAMLFASLALQAEFSDYQPELHGKTYFRLEHYLPVSVLEKVDQTTIKEELPKLHSNYYGASDSEAEFEFLKVSQRLTEYGVHFHRVLPEKRSQTGIMLGVYSKGVLIFEVLNGNRTPVLRFPWRETKKISFIKKKICLQNTSDGIKHLFQTDSNKTCQYLLQLCSDQHKFHLQTKARQNNQELQELENCPLSSLQYSLDARSGSTVGRTLSSGSLAPSLSTRSNPDHLKRISYSELALHKAPSGPILVQDELHFPGFNPVASTVFSNPRVMSRSHHNLGQMPESPEHRVAESHRGQSHSGLSQVQPNQVSPRFQQHQRASSDTDSLSHQQDKSFGTASYSNPAWNLSRSKKESDSSSTEDTGQAYVVGVSMHSSSGPPSTPASVNDSLKKKLIALPSPEREISTVNLKKDVKYGLGFQVVGAENSGCMDPGTIISSITPGGPADVNGCLKPGDRLISVNDVSLEGLSHATTIDILQNAPDDVTLVVLQPKERLYKESSSGSVPYQAKSALKALNSSQRRELDFDTSSEEQVGTGTPSPPLHSAGTPSSTSSPVHQHTSLSSQDSRTSSGAKVSAPPANGVQHCLERATAAATAAVTSATSAQRHRAEPNVGLDPAPPALPPKTRKAKVSEAPKVSEHSDWGDSDMDEETYSSSQEKLKVKKEYIMENVNGNAPGVNSLSPGELFDVELSKKDSSLGISVTGGVNTTVRHGGIYVKAIIPKGAAELDGRIHKGDRVVAVNGKTLEGATHQQAVEALRDTGQTVHLLLEKGHPLADSAHAPLTPQCTQLTAGSDQDQTKYKKQPLDVKEKPEYSFVTQDNTFEVCLLKNTSGLGFSFSREENIPDEPPSSSMVRVKKLFPGQPAAESARINVGDIILRVNQTPLKGLSQHEVISALRGTGQEVTLLLCRPEYGLLPEMDTSALTPIPSPRKMQVAPAESSLSFDSATSLPGTQGKRSQGPVQDALERLLLKSPGRHNSYSDSTDGDGDGDEEVEEAFSPSPVEHSRQTWERSVYHTPSNNLGLGRYESTCQLDDTINSAFYSPNLSMTQSDLSKRSLSSPLTDDLESSLAAPSPDPLPPPLPLPLNLTASGNGHDMEEFVPEVELKVSLVKSEKGSLGFTLTKGNDLGCYIHDIVQDPARGDGRLRPGDRMIMVNNTDVSNMGHTEVVNLVRAAPCVVDLVVGRVLETPKPPIEAHLLPDISFKGTQEPLGLVLDGGSDSVYNVLFVKDILPGSMAFEEGSLKALDLIHYINGAPTQDLTLSESTRLLELYLDNLTLKATRDGKPVSPGQKSVSFLNNNISPNVSSSMNGFLKGEEPRDTECLAALCPLEEEIIKLDLEKLQSGGLGFSVIGGERGIFVKSITPGGIAETSAKLQVGDRLLKVNEELMTGVSHTKAVTTIRKAKGLVHLIVSRPPDQNPNTYLAYLPINSDKCNGNTDLSEDSGAKTKLFTLHDELKSGGFPPIPPIDYEDDPLGQKRETEHSAELSEDTDCDGSSLPEDSPESSRKVEWQEENVDDPRNENYLQMSAGQPEEDEITWGSDELPIENMNSESDGAIITEDELTTLPLVKVVPDGQYTGPKLNTVVRMMRGLLEQKVPLQEFENLQNLQPLDDCLIGQTKENKKKNRYKNIVPFDTTRVVLGKDGGYINANFIKMSVKDENYMYIACQGPLPTTLGDFWQMVWEQKSNVIAMMTQEVEGGKVKCQRYWPDTPRTAEMVDDRLQITLIKDQHLDNFAIRLIEVKDVQTSEIQHVTHLNYTGWPDHGTPSQPEQLLTFISYMRHVHRSGPIITHCSAGIGRSGTLICIDVVLGLISKDADFDISDVVRNMRLQRQGMVQTEDQYIFCYQVILYVLRCLQAEENISG; encoded by the exons GGAGGAGTGCCGCCCCCAGGGTTCTGGAGCGCTACAAAGCCAGGAGTCAGGAGCAGACATCTCTTAACCGGGGCCTTAGTCGTTCCATGGGATCTTTGCCAATCCAGGACCTGTTGAAGGGGGATGATGGGGCAGCCTTACAGTATTCCCCATCTGACTATTACCCTAACTCTGAATCCCCTACAGAATTCTACCCGAATCCCCCATCACTCAAGCACCAGCACTCCTATCCCTATCTGCATCCCCTTCACCCCCAGCAAAAGGGCCGGCCTGTAGAACTGGACCGGAGGTCTTTAGCCTTCCACAGTGGGGACATAGGCCCTAGTCATGCAAGGAAAAACTGGGCTTCCTCTGTGGACTTGGCTTACATTGACCCAGAGGCTCTTCGTTTTGGGGCTTTGGAGGATGCACGGAGGGGCAGCAGCGCCATAAGTACCCACTCTATAGGCAGGCGCAAATCGCCCCTGCAGGTGTCCAGGGAGAGGGAGTCTCACTTTTCTGAGTTTGGTGGGCTGAAGAGTAGGAAGCCTCATCACCACTCAGCCCTGTCGGTAGGCTCGGGCCTCACTGGCGCCTATGACAGGATAAaggagaagcagaggaaactTCAGGTGCTAAGACAAGCAGTGGATG ACCCAGTCCACACCCACCAGAGGTACCTCAGCGATTACAGTTCATCCAGCGAAAGCCCCTCTGTGGCCTCCTCTGATCCAGACTACAGACAAG CTAAGAAACCAGGCGAGGTGAGGAAGTATAGCTCCCAGCTGGCACTTTCCTCTGAACATGATGCCCCCTCGCTGACaagtcacaacacacacaggcacag GCTGTATGAGGGGGCAGCCGATGAAGGTCTGGTCGGAGCAGAGCTGCTCCTGCagaggcaggaggaggaggtgcaGCGGCTCCAGGCCCACCTGGCCAGCAGGCTGTCCAGGGCCAACCTCTACCCCACAGACGACCCCCTTGCCCTAACTCGAACTTCCATGCTTGACCTTCGAGACCCCCTTCACACCTCTTCTGTGCCACTTCGCAAACCCAAG AACTTCCACGGGCCTGAGTTTGTGAAGATGGCGAGTGAGCCCTGTGTTGCTTTATCTGTTCCCTCTTCAATAATG AAACGTGGTAAGTTGGAGGAAGTGCAGAGGAAGGTTGGTGTGGTGCTGCTGAGTGGCCAAAAGCTTGAGCTGAGCTGTGACATCAAGGCAGTTTGTAAAGACGTTCTTGACATGGTGGTTGCCCACATCGGGCTTGTGGAGCACCATCTCTTCAGCCTAGCCTACCTCAGAG atagtgAGTTTTTCTTCGTTGATCCTGATGCCAAACTGTCAAAAGTGGCCCCAGAGGGATGGAAGGAGGATCCCAAGAAGAGGAAATCTGATGTGCCTTTTAATCTTTTCTTACGCATCAAATTCTTTCTTGATGACGTCAACCTCATaca GCATGCAATGACCAAACATCAGTACTACTTACAGCTGAGAAAGGACATCTTGGAGGAGAGGATGCGCTGTGACACAGAAAATGCCATGCTGTTTGCTTCACTGGCACTGCAGGCTGAATTCAGTGACTACCAACCTGAG CTCCACGGGAAGACCTATTTCCGTCTGGAGCACTACCTCCCGGTGTCTGTCCTGGAAAAGGTAGACCAGACGACCATCAAGGAGGAGCTGCCGAAACTTCACAGCAACTACTATGGAGCATCGGACTCTGAGGCGGAGTTTGAGTTTCTCAAG GTGAGCCAGAGGCTGACGGAGTATGGTGTACATTTCCATCGGGTGCTTCCTGAGAAGCGATCCCAGACGGGCATCATGCTAGGTGTCTACTCCAAGGGCGTGCTCATCTTTGAGGTGCTTAATGGAAATCGTACCCCGGTGCTAAGGTTCCCCTGGAGGGAGACGAAAAAGATTTCCTTTATA aaaaagaagattTGCCTCCAGAACACATCAGATGGGATTAAGCACCTGTTTCAGACAGACAGCAACAAGACCTGTCAGTATCTGCTACAGCTCTGCTCTGATCAGCACAAGTTCCACCTGCAGACGAAGGCCCGCCAAAACAACCAGGAGCTTCAAGAACTAG AGAACTGCCCCTTGAGCAGTTTGCAATATTCCCTTGATGCTCGGAGTGGAAGCACAGTTGGGAGGACACTGAGCTCAGGCAGCCTCGCCCCCAGCTTATCGACGCGCTCCAACCCAGACCACCTGAAGAGGATCTCCTACTCGGAGCTGGCCCTCCACAAGGCACCATCTGGCCCAATATTGGTCCAAGATGAGCTTCACTTTCCAGGTTTCAATCCAGTGGCCTCCACAGTCTTTTCCAATCCGCGGGTAATGAGCCGCTCCCACCACAACCTCGGACAGATGCCAGAGTCTCCAGAGCACCGGGTGGCGGAGTCTCATCGTGGCCAGTCGCACAGCGGACTGAGTCAGGTACAACCCAACCAAGTGTCTCCACGTTTCCAGCAACACCAGCGAGCCAGCTCAGACACAGATTCCCTCTCGCACCAACAGGACAA ATCTTTTGGCACAGCATCCTACAGCAACCCAGCGTGGAATCTCAGCAGGTCCAAAAAAGAATCTGACTCTTCTTCCACAGAGGATACTGGCCAAGCATATGTAGTAG GTGTCAGTATGCACAGTTCCTCTGGACCACCTTCTACCCCAGCCTCTGTCAACG ATTCACTCAAGAAAAAGCTCATTGCCTTACCATCTCCAGAGAGAGAAATCTCAACGGTAAACCTGAAGAAAGATGTGAAATATGGCCTGG ggttcCAGGTTGTTGGAGCAGAGAACTCTGGCTGTATGGACCCTGGCACAATCATTAGCTCCATCACTCCTGGGGGTCCTGCTGATGTCAACGGCTGCCTAAAACCTG GTGACCGGCTGATCTCAGTGAATGATGTGAGCCTAGAAGGGCTCTCTCATGCCACCACGATTGACATCCTCCAAAATGCTCCTGATGATGTTACTCTGGTGGTGTTACAACCCAAAGAGAGGCTCTACAAAG AATCTTCTTCAGGCAGTGTTCCCTACCAAGCCAAGTCTGCATTGAAGGCACTTAACTCTAGCCAGAGACGAGAACTAGACTTTGATACCTCATCCGAGGAGCAGGTGGGAACAGGAACCCCGAGCCCTCCCCTGCACAGCGCTGGCACACCGTCATCCACCTCCTCCCCAGTCCACCAGCACACCAGTCTCAGTTCTCAGGACTCCAGGACAAGCAGTGGTGCTAAGGTCAGCGCACCCCCTGCTAATGGAGTCCAGCATTGCCTAGAAAGAGCTACAGCTGCGGCCACAGCGGCTGTCACATCTGCAACCAGTGCCCAACGTCACAGAGCAGAACCTAACGTGGGTTTGGACCCTGCGCCACCGGCTCTGCCACCCAAAACTAGAAAAGCTAAAGTGTCAGAAGCTCCCAAAGTGTCAGAGCACTCTGACTGGGGGGATTCAGACATGGATGAGGAGACGTATTCCAGTAGTCAAGAGAAACTCAAAGTCAAAAAG GAATACATCATGGAAAATGTTAATGGTAATGCCCCAGGGGTCAATAGTCTCAGTCCAGGAGAACTATTTGATGTTGAGCTGTCTAAAAAAGACAGCAGCCTGGGCATAAGTGTCACG GGAGGAGTCAACACAACTGTTCGACATGGAGGCATCTACGTCAAAGCCATCATACCAAAAGGAGCTGCTGAGCTTGATGGAAGGATACACAAAG GTGATCGTGTGGTAGCTGTCAATGGTAAAACTCTGGAGGGAGCCACTCATCAGCAAGCAGTGGAAGCTCTCCGAGACACTGGGCAG ACAGTGCACTTGTTGCTGGAGAAGGGCCATCCCCTTGCAGACAGTGCCCATGCTCCCCTCACGCCTCAGTGCACTCAACTAACTGCTGGCAGTGACCAAGACCAGACAAAGTATAAAAAGCAGCCACTTGATGTCAAAGAAAAACCAGAGTACAGCTTTGTTACTCAAG ACAATACGTTTGAGGTGTGTCTGCTGAAGAACACATCAGGGCTGGGCTTCAGTTTCAGTCGAGAGGAGAACATCCCTGACGAACCCCCCAGCTCTAGCATGGTGCGGGTTAAAAAACTGTTTCCTGGCCAACCAGCTGCAGAGAGCGCTCGCATCAATGTGGGCGATATCATCCTGCGGGTCAATCAGACCCCCCTTAAAGGACTCTCGCAACAT GAGGTGATATCAGCATTGCGAGGAACAGGACAGGAGGTGACTTTGCTCCTGTGTAGACCTGAATATGGGCTTCTACCTGAAATGGACACTTCAGCTTTG ACGCCCATCCCATCCCCCCGGAAGATGCAAGTTGCCCCGGCAGAGTCCAGCCTGAGCTTCGACAGTGCAACCTCTCTTCCAGGTACACAAGGCAAGAGGAGTCAGGGCCCCGTGCAGGACGCCCTGGAGAGGCTGCTGCTCAAATCCCCCGGCCGACACAACAGTTACAGCGACAGCACCGATGGGGATGGGGATGGGGATGAGGAGGTGGAAGAAGCCTTCAGCCCGAGCCCAGTGGAGCACAGCAGGCAAACTTGGGAGCGGAGTGTCTACCACACCCCCAGCAACAACCTAGGACTGGGACGCTATGAGAGCACTTGTCAGCTGGACGACACCATCAACTCAGCCTTCTACTCCCCAAACCTGTCAATGACGCAGTCGGACCTTAGCAAGAG GTCTCTTTCATCCCCCCTGACGGATGATCTGGAGTCCTCCCTCGCTGCCCCAAGCCCTGATCCCCTGCCTCCCCCACTGCCTCTGCCCTTAAACCTCACCGCGTCAGGCAATGGGCATGACATGGAGGAATTTGTCCCG GAAGTAGAGCTCAAGGTCTCCTTGGTGAAGTCCGAGAAAGGCAGCTTGGGGTTTACCCTTACTAAAGGTAATGATCTTGGATGTTACATCCATGACATCGTCCAGGATCCAGCCAGAGGAGATGGAAGGCTCAGACCCGGGGACCGGATGATTATG GTAAACAACACCGATGTGAGCAATATGGGCCACACTGAGGTGGTCAATCTTGTGCGTGCAGCCCCCTGTGTGGTTGACTTGGTGGTAGGGAGGGTCTTGGAGACTCCTAAGCCCCCCATAGAAGCCCACCTTCTGCCTGACATTAGCTTTAAGGGCACTCAAGAACCACTGG GTTTGGTACTGGACGGTGGCAGTGACAGTGTGTACAATGTCCTGTTTGTGAAAGACATCCTGCCAGGTTCAATGGCCTTTGAGGAGGGCAGCCTGAAAGCACTTGATCTAATCCATTACATCAACGGCGCTCCCACACAGGACCTGACTCTCAGTGAGAGCACCAGACTGTTGGAGCTCTACCTCGACAACCTCACACTCAAGGCCACAAG ggATGGAAAACCTGTTTCTCCCGGGCAGAAAAGTGTTTCTTTCCTTAACAACAACATAAGCCCCAATGTTTCATCCAGCATGAATG GTTTTCTTAAAGGAGAAGAGCCAAGAGATACAGAGTGTCTTGCAGCACTTTGTCCTTTAGAG GAGGAGATCATCAAGCTAGACCTGGAGAAGCTGCAGTCAGGAGGTCTGGGTTTCTCTGTGATTGGAGGGGAAAGGGGGATCTTTGTCAAGTCCATCACACCAGGAGGAATAGCAGAAACCTCGGCCAAACTGCAAGTGGGAGACAGGCTGCTGAAA GTGAATGAAGAACTAATGACCGGTGTGTCCCACACTAAAGCTGTCACCACCATCCGTAAAGCTAAAGGCCTGGTACATCTTATAGTTTCCAGACCGCCAGACCAGAACCCAAACACATACCTCGCCTATCTGCCCATCAACTCTGACAAATGCAATGGAAACACAG ATCTGAGTGAGGACAGTGGAGCGAAGACTAAGCTGTTTACTCTCCATGATGAGCTGAAATCTGGCGGCTTCCCTCCCATACCACCAATAG ACTATGAAGATGATCCACTAGGACAgaaaagagagacggagcacaGCGCAGAGCTTTCAGAGGACACAGATTGCGATGGCTCTTCTTTACCTGAAGATTCCCCTG AGAGTTCCCGGAAAGTGGAATGGCAAGAGGAGAATGTTGACGATCCAAGGAATGAAAA CTATCTGCAAATGAGTGCTGGACAGCCAGAAGAAGATGAAATCACATGGGGAAGTGATGAACTGCCTATTGAAAACATGAACTCTGAGAGTG ATGGGGCAATCATCACAGAGGATGAGCTCACCACTTTGCCCCTCGTCAAAGTGGTCCCAGATGGCCAGTACACTGGACCAAAGCTCAACACTGTGGTCCGCATGATGAGGGGGCTCCTGGAGCAGAAAGTCCCTTTGCAGGAGTTTGAA AATCTTCAGAATCTGCAGCCACTGGACGACTGTTTGATCGGTCAGACAAaggaaaacaagaagaagaatcGCTACAAGAATATTGTTCCCT TTGACACAACGCGAGTTGTGCTGGGTAAAGACGGCGGCTACATCAATGCCAACTTCATCAAGATGTCCGTTAAGGATGAGAACTATATGTACATTGCTTGTCAGGGTCCCTTACCCACCACCCTGGGTGACTTTTGGCAAATGGTCTGGGAGCAGAAGTCCAATGTGATCGCCATGATGACCCAGGAAGTAGAGGGAGGGAAAGTGAAGTGTCAGCGGTACTGGCCCGACACGCCGAGGACGGCAGAGATGGTGGACGACAGGTTACAGATCACACTGATCAAAGACCAACATCTCGACAACTTTGCCATCCGACTCATTGAAGTTAAAGATGTTCAG ACCAGTGAAATACAGCATGTAACTCATCTAAACTACACGGGATGGCCGGACCACGGGACGCCCTCACAACCCGAGCAATTGCTCACATTTATTTCATACATGAGACACGTTCATCGATCAGGGCCCATAATCACACACTGCAGTGCGGGCATCGGTCGATCAGGAACCCTCATCTGTATAGACGTGGTTCTGGGTCTCATCAGTAAAGATGCTGAT TTTGATATTTCAGATGTGGTAAGGAACatgagacttcagagacagggAATGGTCCAGACAGAG gaCCAATATATTTTCTGCTATCAAGTGATCCTCTATGTCCTCAGATGCCTTCAAGCTGAGGAGAACATCTCAGGATAG